The proteins below are encoded in one region of bacterium:
- a CDS encoding 2-oxoacid:acceptor oxidoreductase subunit alpha — protein sequence MTRDVAWLIGGKTGEGVDSAGEIFARAAARAGAHVHTFRLFPPIIKGGPTSYEVRAADGPVTARADVLDCVIALDDDTAVRHGPALGPDGLLLTDEGRPGQPAAADVGRRAHGAFACTAPLTALARESGDPIMKNMVALGASARLLGLDVAVLRETVRRRFADKHARVQEQNTAAVDRGWRYAEAHLDGRLPGRALPRAPRAGRWLLSGNDAIALGALAAGCRLYASYPITPASDILEWMAAHLPDVGGAALQTEDEIAALGVVIGAGYAGVRAMTATSGPGLSLMTETIGLAGMAEIPAVIVAAQRPGPSAGMPTKHEQGDFLHMVYAAHGEFPRIVLTPGSVEECFTDAALAFNLAERYQCPVIVGVDQDLVLSRATVAGLPFDEVRIDRGDRLDDGEAARTGGTYERYALTPSGISPRAVPGQPGLRFLSSGDAHDRRGVIDVEDPSVRRAMVDKRLRKTREIGRDAPGVEVDGEGDVLVISLGAPCGPLREAAGRLRADGVQVRVLRIRRLWPFPTPEVTPEVARARRVVVVEHNATGQIATLLLSHVGGHDKVEGLRQYNGLPFRPADIEAGLRAAAGRPGAGAGR from the coding sequence ATGACGCGCGACGTGGCCTGGCTCATCGGCGGCAAGACCGGGGAAGGCGTGGACTCCGCGGGCGAGATCTTCGCCCGCGCCGCCGCGCGGGCCGGAGCTCACGTGCACACGTTCCGGCTCTTCCCGCCGATCATCAAGGGCGGGCCGACGTCCTATGAGGTGCGCGCGGCCGACGGCCCGGTCACCGCCCGTGCCGATGTCCTCGACTGCGTGATCGCGCTCGACGACGACACAGCCGTCCGCCACGGTCCGGCCCTGGGCCCCGACGGCCTCCTGCTCACGGACGAGGGCCGCCCGGGTCAGCCGGCGGCCGCCGACGTCGGGCGGCGCGCCCACGGAGCCTTCGCCTGTACGGCGCCGCTCACCGCCCTCGCCCGCGAGTCGGGCGATCCGATCATGAAGAACATGGTCGCGCTCGGCGCCTCAGCGCGCCTGCTCGGGCTCGACGTTGCTGTGTTGCGGGAGACGGTGCGGCGCCGGTTCGCCGACAAGCACGCGCGCGTACAGGAGCAGAACACCGCGGCCGTCGACCGCGGGTGGCGCTACGCCGAGGCGCACCTGGACGGCCGCCTCCCCGGGCGGGCGCTGCCGCGCGCCCCGCGCGCCGGCCGCTGGCTGCTCTCCGGCAACGACGCGATCGCCCTCGGGGCGCTGGCGGCGGGGTGCCGTCTATACGCCAGTTATCCGATCACCCCTGCCAGCGACATCCTCGAATGGATGGCCGCGCATCTGCCGGACGTCGGCGGCGCAGCGCTGCAGACGGAGGACGAAATCGCGGCCCTCGGCGTGGTCATCGGGGCCGGCTACGCGGGCGTGCGCGCCATGACGGCAACAAGCGGCCCGGGCCTCTCCCTTATGACCGAGACGATCGGGCTTGCCGGCATGGCCGAAATTCCGGCTGTGATCGTCGCCGCGCAGCGCCCCGGCCCGAGCGCCGGCATGCCGACGAAGCACGAACAGGGCGACTTTCTGCACATGGTGTACGCCGCGCACGGAGAGTTTCCGCGCATCGTCCTGACCCCCGGCTCGGTCGAAGAGTGTTTCACCGACGCGGCGCTGGCGTTCAACCTCGCGGAGCGGTATCAGTGCCCGGTGATCGTAGGCGTCGACCAGGACCTCGTGCTCTCCCGCGCCACGGTGGCGGGCCTGCCGTTCGATGAGGTGCGCATCGATCGGGGCGACCGCCTCGACGACGGCGAGGCCGCCCGGACCGGCGGGACGTACGAGCGGTATGCCCTCACACCGAGCGGGATCTCGCCCCGGGCCGTCCCGGGACAGCCCGGCCTCCGCTTCCTCAGCAGCGGCGACGCGCACGATCGCCGCGGCGTCATCGACGTCGAGGATCCGTCGGTGCGCCGCGCCATGGTCGACAAGCGGCTCCGGAAGACCCGGGAGATCGGGCGGGACGCGCCCGGCGTGGAGGTGGACGGCGAGGGCGACGTGCTCGTGATCTCGCTCGGAGCGCCGTGCGGCCCGCTCCGCGAGGCCGCCGGCCGGCTGCGGGCGGACGGCGTCCAGGTGCGCGTGCTGCGCATCCGCCGCCTGTGGCCCTTCCCGACGCCCGAGGTCACGCCCGAGGTCGCCCGCGCCCGGCGCGTCGTGGTCGTCGAACACAACGCGACCGGCCAGATCGCGACGCTGCTCCTCAGCCACGTGGGCGGGCACGACAAGGTCGAGGGGCTGCGGCAGTACAACGGGCTCCCGTTCCGGCCCGCAGACATCGAAGCCGGACTCCGGGCGGCCGCCGGACGCCCCGGCGCCGGCGCCGGGAGGTGA